A genomic segment from Leishmania braziliensis MHOM/BR/75/M2904 WGS CADA00000000 data, contig 40, whole genome shotgun sequence encodes:
- a CDS encoding protein kinase, putative: protein MFQNNLTSPLKRHRGPSEDRDEGSPHAQQLLHHHIPHDGQGSSAEGSATTTTVMMQTLYVDSTPTNAVVTERSSHYVTPVSQGGDKVDEDVQARRLYGPADDTIQLASTHSAEFTQSSSYTSRSRASSHSNRPTPPPPLRHTAPSSSSSASSSYSDEDVEDDTNEKDPRNHAEDVTKKYPMFTEAYAEKFRRDATPFMRVVEVSSTVPPTSSQRGSVSGPPYCEKHFVLYDTYLYERTLGKGTFSKVVLGTAPPSSPALATQISGDVPARVALKVFRDKEEYIEACWDEFTILNSICVDPPSVTPEEAAAGHCHDATAPSPYISVRSVVMFTASTCGIKQQYFADQGRFLVPMGYVAHPVHPAIVFPVMGPTLLNVLNTIRQKSKEVTRASRRKRLRTEAQPRKSTGSGGAFTTRPPQLATAATIDMATSADVQQPLPPLPQQQPQQQRRRVYYRGLPLPLLKAVLYQVLTFLQFIHCRGVVHTDLKPENVLFESSNVLSVDLDIYYSHYVRRGGYGAANRVPFVTETKKRSNDDCKLHSSSLEQRAHRHEQMTFSPSSPPPSSNRSTFAATGAAAEGEGLKASPLEGTRVMSAGATPMSSTDLGTVPADATPAQKGDLTLAHYVRVPMPVMNSVRVVDLGAAQFLSTFRDHSLIPGYGHIPVSYNPIQTSHYRSPEVLLGFGWNTSADIFSLGCMIPELLTGECLFMPNHTMEHLAMMQHVIGSFHDKEGIRGGTATNLRSVFACDMRTFRHYFTLQPNNRDFDLKWPVSKSMVNEQAKNQRFAPAASGKTEEDDLEPLEETLPGDIDYVTQKPTLDEILAPLPDLLDLTRRMLQYHPFKRITAGEAMQHPFFRNM, encoded by the coding sequence ATGTTTCAGAACAATCTGACCAGCCCCCTCAAGCGTCACCGCGGCCCCAGTGAGGACCGTGACGAGGGAAGtccacacgcgcagcagctgctgcaccatcACATCCCCCATGATGggcagggcagcagcgctgagggCAGCGCCACTACCACTACCGTGATGATGCAGACGCTCTATGTTGATTCCACTCCCACCAACGCCGTAGTGACAGAGCGCAGCTCCCACTACGTGACCCCGGTGTCGCAGGGTGGCGACAAGGTTGACGAAGATGTGCAGGCTCGCCGGCTGTACGGCCCTGCTGATGACACAATACAACTCGCCTCAACGCACTCCGCAGAGTTCACGCAAAGCTCCTCCTACACAAGTCGATCACGTGCGAGCAGCCACAGCAATCGGCCCAccccgcctccgccgctgcgacatacggcgccatcgtcgtcgtcatcggcctcgtcctcctacagcgacgaggacgtgGAGGACGATACCAACGAGAAGGACCCACGCAACCACGCTGAGGATGTAACGAAGAAGTACCCGATGTTCACGGAGGCCTACGCGGAGAAGTTCCGCCGCGATGCGACGCCGTTCATGCGCGTGGTGGAAGTCTCCTCGACAGTGCCACCGACCTCCTCGCAGAGAGGCAGCGTCAGTGGCCCCCCGTACTGCGAAAAGCATTTTGTGCTCTACGACACCTACCTGTACGAGCGCACCCTCGGCAAAGGGACCTTCTCGAAGGTGGTGCTCGGTACCGCGCCACCGTCCTCGCCGGCGCTGGCTACTCAAATCTCTGGCGATGTCCCGGCACGGGTGGCGCTGAAGGTGTTTCGGGACAAGGAGGAGTACATCGAGGCGTGCTGGGACGAGTTCACCATTCTCAACTCCATCTGCGTCGACCCGCCCTCGGTCACGCCGGAggaagccgctgctggccacTGCCACGACGCGACGGCCCCATCGCCGTACATCTCCGTTCGCTCCGTTGTCATGTTCACCGCCTCCACTTGTGGCATCAAGCAGCAGTACTTTGCCGATCAGGGTCGCTTCCTCGTGCCCATGGGGTACGTTGCGCACCCGGTTCACCCGGCCATTGTCTTTCCTGTGATGGGGCCGACGCTGCTAAACGTGCTGAACACCATCCGGCAGAAGAGCAAGGAGGTGACGCGCGCGTCCCGGCGCAAGCGGCTGCGTACGGAGGCGCAGCCGAGAAAAAGTaccggcagtggtggcgcctTCACCACGAGGCCACCACAGCTTGCTACCGCAGCTACCATAGACATGGCCACCAGCGCAGACGTACAGcaaccactgccgccactcccacagcagcaaccgcagcagcagcgacggcgcgtGTACTACCGCggcctccctctcccgctcctcAAGGCGGTACTGTATCAGGTGCTGACCTTCCTGCAGTTCATCCACTGCCGCGGAGTCGTGCACACGGACCTGAAGCCGGAAAATGTTCTCTTTGAGTCCTCCAACGTGCTCTCCGTCGACCTCGACATCTACTACAGTCACTATGTCCGTCGCGGCGGCTACGGTGCTGCCAACAGAGTGCCTTTCGTCACCGAGACCAAGAAGCGGTCAAACGACGACTGCAAGCTCCACAGCTCTTCGCTCGAGCAGCGGGCACACCGACATGAGCAGATGACCTTCAgcccctcctcacctccaccGTCGTCAAACCGCAGCACattcgccgccaccggcgcagctgcggaggGTGAGGGGCTCAAAGCTTCGCCGCTGGAAGGGACGCGTGTCATGAGCGCGGGGGCGACACCCATGTCGTCAACGGACCTCGGCACCGTGCCCGCCGACGCCACCCCAGCCCAAAAGGGCGATTTAACACTGGCGCACTATGTGAGGGTGCCGATGCCGGTGATGAACAGCGTGCGTGTTGTCGACCTCGGTGCAGCACAGTTTCTCTCCACCTTCCGCGATCACAGCCTCATCCCAGGCTACGGGCACATCCCTGTCAGTTACAACCCAATCCAGACCTCTCACTATCGCAGCCCTGAGGTACTGCTGGGCTTTGGCTGGAACACCTCAGCGGATATCTTCTCCTTGGGATGTATGATTCCAGAACTGCTCACAGGCGAGTGTCTGTTCATGCCGAACCACACGATGGAGCACCTGGCCATGATGCAGCACGTCATCGGTAGCTTCCAcgacaaggagggcatccgCGGTGGGACGGCGACAAACCTGCGCAGCGTCTTTGCATGCGACATGCGCACCTTTCGCCACTACTTCACCCTCCAGCCGAACAACCGCGACTTCGACCTCAAGTGGCCTGTGTCGAAGAGTATGGTGAATGAGCAGGCAAAAAACCAGCGCTTTGCACCGGCGGCGAGCGGAAAGACAGAGGAAGATGACCTGGAGCCTCTCGAAGAGACACTGCCGGGGGACATCGACTATGTGACTCAGAAACCAACCCTGGACGAGATCCTAGCCCCGCTGCCAGACTTGCTGGACCTGACGCGGCGCATGCTTCAGTACCACCCCTTCAAGCGCATTACAGCAGGGGAAGCCATGCAGCATCCCTTCTTCCGGAATATGTAG